In a single window of the Flavivirga spongiicola genome:
- a CDS encoding LamG-like jellyroll fold domain-containing protein, which produces MYKHFILLMALCFASEIFSQATTVNVVGTGSTLTITNAVQTPVDPLLTITADGDLTAFTVTISGSYTTGDVLSYTGTLPSGITAAAFNATTRSLVFSGTTTAANWQTLLRTVTITTVSAICFQEQRQVSFVAGNKYYNNLNGHFYENVPGTINWATALAAASTKSYFGRQGYLATMTSLAETNFIWKIIPSDSWMGASDNNVYINAATGTTTYATNTGAGSSDGRWYWVTGPEKGTLFSVGHGTPTIQSGQFAYWNPGEPNGSNGGEDCGQFYAGNGGHWNDLNFSSNLSSYIVEYGGMSTDNVGANVVFTRDLLLLGAPSGTITGGNTNVCSTVNSTTLTLTGLVSGGTVVKWQYSYDDFLTAGIDITNTSTTNTVTNINQNTYYRAVVNTPGCTGLTTSSTRINVDTAVAGNIVADNNTICVNANVNFTLNGNSGNVTKWQVSTSSTFASGITDIANTTSAMSYQLTAAGTYYFRAVIESCSNTVYTAGYTISCIAGTAPAGGTISNASFCNGSNSGTLTLSGYTGSITKWQYSIDGGIVWTDISNTSNTYNFSGITTTRKYRALLTSGSCGTAWSSTGLVTVSSAVPSISYSVSGTQNYMLNSAISSITITNLGGAVSTGNYSVSPALPTGLVLGADGSIDGTPTVTSAVTTYTITGTNSCGSDTASVTISTGATPTISGFSDIDRIYYDGSFTIDPPISNSSGVFSYTSSNTSVATISGAIVTILSAGTTTITANQSADASYTSGSITAILTVSSVEVITKNGQNTTTDTNYVSKNGAIGNGVGITINGEVRPTLTPIPLQNSLHINAANSQYLTFTKPSSLNATGDFTFETWIKFNSIGAGTMDPIFGGGQGDYLSIYSNNFTGRIDVNNPCSADRNFFSSSLLDTTSWHHIAVVRSGSTITAYLNGVAQGTTDCTGTFMNSLSTVYIGRNTWRPGYLDAYISNMRYVVGTAVYTANFTPPTSVLTAIPGTEFLFLANDESFPLKDSSPNNITVNGFGSPILALANGPF; this is translated from the coding sequence ATGTACAAACATTTTATTTTATTAATGGCATTATGCTTTGCAAGCGAGATATTTTCACAGGCAACTACCGTGAATGTTGTGGGAACAGGCAGTACACTTACAATAACTAATGCTGTGCAAACTCCAGTAGATCCATTGCTTACTATAACTGCTGATGGCGATCTTACGGCCTTTACAGTTACAATTTCAGGTAGTTACACTACTGGTGATGTACTGTCTTATACTGGTACCTTGCCCTCTGGAATTACTGCTGCGGCTTTTAATGCGACTACCAGAAGTTTAGTATTTTCGGGCACAACGACTGCTGCCAATTGGCAAACTTTGTTGAGAACAGTCACGATAACTACTGTGTCTGCAATCTGCTTTCAAGAGCAAAGACAAGTAAGTTTTGTCGCGGGAAATAAATATTACAATAATTTGAATGGTCATTTTTATGAAAATGTTCCAGGAACTATAAATTGGGCAACTGCATTGGCAGCAGCTTCAACAAAGTCCTATTTTGGTCGTCAGGGTTATTTGGCAACAATGACCTCTTTGGCCGAAACTAATTTTATTTGGAAAATCATACCATCAGATTCTTGGATGGGAGCCTCAGACAACAATGTTTATATTAACGCAGCAACAGGAACAACTACCTATGCAACTAACACCGGTGCAGGTTCTTCAGACGGAAGATGGTATTGGGTTACTGGTCCCGAAAAAGGAACGCTGTTTTCAGTAGGTCATGGTACACCAACAATACAATCAGGTCAATTTGCTTATTGGAATCCTGGAGAACCCAATGGAAGTAATGGGGGTGAAGATTGTGGACAATTTTATGCAGGTAATGGAGGTCATTGGAATGATTTAAATTTCAGTAGTAATCTATCCTCTTATATTGTAGAATATGGAGGTATGTCTACTGATAATGTTGGTGCCAATGTTGTTTTTACTCGAGATTTATTATTGTTAGGAGCGCCATCAGGGACTATTACTGGAGGAAACACAAATGTTTGTTCTACAGTGAATAGTACCACATTAACCCTAACGGGATTAGTTAGTGGTGGTACTGTAGTTAAATGGCAATACTCGTATGATGACTTTTTAACCGCGGGTATCGATATTACGAATACATCTACCACTAATACAGTTACTAATATTAATCAAAACACCTACTATAGAGCAGTGGTTAATACTCCGGGTTGTACTGGTCTAACCACCTCATCTACTAGAATCAATGTAGATACAGCTGTTGCTGGAAATATCGTGGCAGATAATAATACCATTTGTGTTAATGCTAATGTAAACTTTACCTTGAATGGTAATAGTGGCAATGTTACTAAATGGCAAGTTTCGACTAGTAGTACTTTTGCAAGTGGTATTACTGATATTGCTAATACTACATCGGCAATGTCGTATCAATTAACTGCGGCTGGAACCTATTATTTTAGAGCAGTCATAGAAAGTTGTTCCAATACGGTTTATACAGCCGGATACACTATTTCATGTATTGCAGGTACGGCACCAGCAGGCGGAACAATTTCCAATGCTAGTTTTTGTAACGGTTCTAATTCAGGAACTTTAACATTGAGTGGGTATACAGGTAGTATTACTAAGTGGCAATATTCTATTGATGGAGGCATTGTTTGGACAGATATTAGCAATACCTCTAACACTTATAATTTCTCAGGGATAACAACAACAAGAAAATATAGAGCCCTATTAACCAGTGGTTCTTGTGGTACAGCATGGAGTTCTACTGGATTGGTTACTGTTAGTAGCGCTGTACCTTCCATAAGTTATTCTGTTTCAGGAACACAAAATTATATGCTGAATTCAGCAATTTCAAGTATAACAATTACTAACTTAGGAGGGGCAGTATCAACAGGCAATTATTCTGTTTCTCCAGCACTACCAACAGGTTTGGTTTTGGGAGCTGATGGTTCAATAGACGGAACACCAACAGTAACTAGTGCAGTTACAACGTATACAATTACCGGTACCAATAGTTGTGGGAGTGATACTGCATCGGTAACCATCTCTACAGGAGCTACACCTACTATCTCTGGTTTTAGTGATATTGATAGGATTTATTATGATGGTTCTTTTACAATTGACCCACCTATTTCCAATAGTTCTGGTGTTTTTAGTTATACGAGTAGTAATACATCTGTAGCAACTATTAGTGGTGCTATAGTTACTATTCTAAGTGCAGGAACAACTACCATAACTGCAAATCAGTCAGCTGATGCATCATACACTAGTGGTAGTATTACAGCAATATTAACAGTTAGTAGTGTTGAAGTTATTACAAAAAATGGACAAAACACTACAACAGACACTAATTATGTAAGCAAAAATGGTGCTATAGGTAATGGTGTTGGTATAACAATAAATGGAGAAGTAAGACCAACATTAACCCCAATACCATTACAAAATAGTTTACATATAAATGCTGCTAATTCGCAATATTTAACCTTTACAAAACCAAGTTCATTAAATGCTACTGGTGATTTTACTTTTGAAACATGGATAAAGTTTAATTCAATAGGAGCAGGAACAATGGATCCAATATTTGGTGGAGGTCAAGGAGATTATTTGTCAATATATTCTAATAATTTCACAGGAAGGATAGATGTGAATAATCCATGCTCTGCAGATAGAAATTTCTTTTCATCTTCATTACTTGATACAACGTCATGGCATCATATTGCAGTTGTAAGATCTGGGAGTACAATTACGGCCTATTTGAATGGAGTTGCACAAGGGACGACAGATTGCACTGGTACGTTTATGAATTCTTTATCTACTGTGTATATTGGTAGAAATACTTGGAGGCCTGGTTATTTAGATGCTTATATTTCAAATATGAGATATGTAGTTGGTACAGCCGTTTATACAGCTAATTTTACACCTCCTACATCAGTTCTAACTGCTATTCCTGGTACCGAATTTTTATTTCTTGCTAATGATGAGAGTTTTCCACTTAAAGATAGTAGTCCTAATAATATAACTGTGAATGGGTTTGGAAGTCCTATCTTAGCTCTAGCTAATGGTCCTTTTTAA
- a CDS encoding DUF4230 domain-containing protein, with the protein MRKILFGVIITLIILFSFKYCGDKQEDKIVLQESSELIQEQIKNVGKLVVTEGHFSEVFNYKNSKDIFGDYFTSEKKALVVVNAEVTIAYDLSKIEFEVDNTNKTLTILSIPKEEIKINPDLEYYDIQSDFFNPFEAKDYNDIKKIVKESLDKKLEASDLKTNAKNRLISELSKFYILTNSLGWILKYDETHITTPELIKTLKF; encoded by the coding sequence ATGCGTAAAATTCTATTTGGTGTTATAATTACTTTAATTATTCTATTTTCCTTTAAATATTGTGGAGATAAGCAGGAAGACAAGATAGTACTTCAAGAAAGCTCTGAACTCATTCAGGAACAAATTAAAAATGTTGGAAAGTTAGTAGTAACAGAAGGTCATTTTAGTGAGGTCTTTAATTATAAGAACTCTAAAGATATTTTTGGAGATTATTTTACTTCAGAAAAAAAAGCACTAGTTGTTGTTAATGCAGAAGTTACAATAGCTTATGATTTAAGTAAAATTGAATTTGAGGTAGACAATACCAATAAAACACTAACTATTTTAAGCATTCCAAAAGAAGAGATAAAAATTAATCCAGATTTGGAATATTATGATATTCAGTCGGACTTCTTTAATCCTTTTGAAGCTAAAGATTATAATGATATAAAAAAGATTGTTAAGGAGTCATTGGATAAAAAGTTAGAAGCTTCCGATTTAAAGACAAACGCTAAAAACAGATTAATAAGTGAACTCTCAAAGTTTTATATTCTAACAAACTCTTTAGGATGGATATTAAAATATGATGAAACCCATATAACAACCCCGGAATTGATAAAAACTTTAAAATTTTAA
- a CDS encoding TetR/AcrR family transcriptional regulator, protein MKVETRKEEIIKTSTILFQKKGYSAVTMRDIAKVMGIKAASLYNHINSKQEILSNIIISLAEAFTEGMTTIMSSNDSSIDKLSSIVKLHVDITSSNTSGMASLNNDWMHLEEDLDYYLKLRLDYEDNIRQIIEQGISSNQLQDSNAEVMLFSMLSTLRSLYIWIPSKEDLDPFELAENLNKVLLTGIIK, encoded by the coding sequence ATGAAAGTAGAAACACGCAAAGAAGAGATAATAAAAACTTCGACAATTCTTTTCCAAAAAAAAGGCTATAGTGCAGTTACCATGCGAGATATTGCTAAAGTAATGGGAATTAAAGCTGCCAGTTTATATAACCATATTAATTCTAAACAAGAAATTCTTTCAAACATCATTATATCTCTAGCTGAAGCGTTTACAGAGGGGATGACGACTATTATGAGTTCAAATGATTCAAGTATAGATAAGTTAAGTAGTATAGTAAAACTTCATGTAGATATTACTTCAAGTAATACATCGGGAATGGCTTCATTAAATAATGATTGGATGCACCTTGAAGAAGATTTAGATTATTATTTAAAGCTACGCTTGGATTATGAAGATAACATTAGGCAAATAATTGAGCAAGGCATCTCAAGCAATCAGCTCCAAGATTCCAATGCAGAAGTTATGCTATTTTCAATGTTATCTACTTTACGTTCACTATATATTTGGATTCCTAGCAAGGAAGATTTAGACCCATTCGAACTGGCAGAAAACCTTAACAAAGTTTTATTAACAGGAATTATTAAGTAG
- the paaE gene encoding 1,2-phenylacetyl-CoA epoxidase subunit PaaE, with amino-acid sequence MAEFYSIKVTDVYKETKDTSVVVFDIPEHLRDKFKFIQGQHLTLKKDINGEDVRRSYSLCSSPIDNEWKVAIKQIPGGVFSTYANTELKAGDVLEIMEPSGSFYVDIDASIPKNYIGFAAGSGITPMLSIIKTHLELEPNSTFKLFYLNRTAKSIIFKEEIEQLKNKFFQRFHTFHFLTKEQRDIEFLNGRFTHEKLQILTNTFIDIADTNDCFICGPQDMIFLIRDELQAAGLDAAKIHYELFFSGSTDEDNKHITEVLEHKAEGTAVTIIDGGKEFQFIMEDDYDNLLDGALAAGADLPFACKGGVCSTCKCKVVEGSVEMKINYALDEKEVAQNLVLSCQAVPTSEKVVVDFDV; translated from the coding sequence ATGGCAGAGTTTTATAGCATAAAAGTGACTGATGTCTATAAGGAAACAAAAGATACATCTGTAGTCGTTTTTGATATTCCAGAGCATTTAAGAGATAAATTCAAATTTATCCAAGGGCAACATCTTACATTAAAAAAGGATATTAATGGTGAAGATGTGCGTAGATCATATTCTTTGTGTTCAAGCCCAATAGATAATGAGTGGAAAGTGGCCATTAAGCAAATTCCAGGAGGGGTCTTCTCAACGTATGCCAATACAGAACTTAAAGCTGGAGATGTATTAGAAATTATGGAACCTTCAGGTAGTTTTTATGTAGATATTGATGCCTCCATACCTAAAAACTATATTGGATTTGCTGCGGGAAGTGGTATTACGCCCATGCTATCTATAATAAAAACACATTTAGAGCTTGAACCAAATAGTACATTCAAGCTATTTTACTTGAATCGAACGGCAAAATCAATTATCTTTAAGGAGGAAATAGAACAACTCAAGAATAAGTTTTTCCAAAGATTCCATACGTTTCATTTTTTAACAAAAGAACAGAGAGATATTGAGTTTTTAAATGGGAGATTTACGCATGAAAAACTTCAAATATTAACGAATACATTTATTGATATAGCAGATACAAACGACTGTTTTATCTGCGGTCCACAAGACATGATTTTCCTAATTCGTGACGAGTTGCAAGCAGCTGGGTTAGATGCTGCTAAAATACATTACGAGTTGTTTTTCTCTGGAAGTACAGATGAAGATAATAAGCATATTACTGAAGTTTTAGAGCATAAAGCAGAAGGGACAGCAGTAACTATTATTGATGGAGGAAAAGAGTTTCAATTCATTATGGAAGATGACTATGATAATCTTCTTGATGGCGCCTTGGCAGCAGGAGCAGATTTGCCTTTTGCATGTAAAGGAGGTGTTTGTAGTACTTGTAAATGTAAAGTCGTTGAAGGTTCTGTTGAGATGAAAATTAACTATGCACTTGATGAAAAAGAGGTTGCTCAAAATTTGGTGTTAAGTTGTCAGGCGGTCCCAACAAGCGAAAAAGTAGTAGTAGATTTTGATGTCTAG
- the paaA gene encoding 1,2-phenylacetyl-CoA epoxidase subunit PaaA, with the protein MSEAQIKKLEEQFEARIARDEKIEPKDWMPEKYRQTHIRQMSQHAHSEIIGMLPEGNWISRAPSLRRKVALLAKVQDEGGHGLYLYSATETLGVTRDELFEQLHSGKAKYSSIFNYPTLTWADIGAIGWLVDGAAIINQVPLCNTSFGPYARAMVRVCKEESFHQRQGYEIMVKLANGSPEQKEMAQDALNRWWWPSLMMLGPTDDKSVHTAQSMKWKLKRKTNDELRQQFIDQTVPQAELIGLKVPDENLRWNEAKKGYDFGEIDWDEFWQVVKGHGPCNKERMTTRVRAWENGQWVRDAAMAHAEKKATSLKKEAS; encoded by the coding sequence ATGAGTGAAGCACAAATAAAAAAATTAGAAGAACAATTTGAAGCACGTATAGCTCGTGACGAAAAAATTGAGCCTAAGGATTGGATGCCAGAGAAGTATCGTCAAACCCATATCAGACAAATGTCGCAGCATGCTCATTCTGAAATAATAGGGATGCTCCCAGAAGGGAATTGGATTTCGAGAGCCCCATCTTTAAGAAGGAAAGTGGCATTATTAGCTAAAGTTCAGGATGAAGGAGGTCACGGCTTATATTTATATAGTGCTACTGAAACTTTAGGAGTTACCAGAGATGAATTGTTTGAGCAATTACATTCAGGTAAGGCAAAATACTCTAGTATATTTAATTACCCAACATTAACATGGGCAGATATAGGAGCTATAGGTTGGTTGGTAGATGGTGCTGCCATTATAAACCAAGTGCCATTATGCAACACGTCTTTCGGACCTTATGCAAGAGCTATGGTAAGAGTGTGTAAAGAAGAGAGTTTTCACCAACGACAAGGCTATGAAATTATGGTGAAACTGGCAAATGGATCTCCTGAACAAAAAGAAATGGCTCAAGATGCATTGAACCGTTGGTGGTGGCCATCATTAATGATGCTTGGTCCAACAGATGATAAATCGGTGCATACGGCGCAGTCTATGAAATGGAAATTAAAGCGTAAAACAAACGATGAATTGCGCCAGCAGTTTATAGACCAAACGGTACCACAAGCAGAACTTATAGGTTTAAAAGTTCCGGATGAAAATTTAAGATGGAATGAAGCTAAAAAAGGTTATGATTTTGGTGAAATAGATTGGGATGAGTTTTGGCAAGTTGTAAAAGGTCACGGGCCATGTAACAAAGAGCGTATGACTACAAGAGTTCGCGCTTGGGAAAATGGGCAATGGGTCAGGGATGCAGCTATGGCTCATGCAGAAAAAAAAGCAACCTCTTTGAAAAAAGAGGCCTCATAA
- the paaB gene encoding 1,2-phenylacetyl-CoA epoxidase subunit PaaB codes for MKKEWPLWEVFVRSKNGLEHRHFGSLHAADADMALENARDVYTRRKEGVSIWVVESKNITASNPENNGELFEPAQDKVYRHPTFYVLPDEIKHM; via the coding sequence ATGAAAAAAGAATGGCCGCTTTGGGAAGTATTCGTAAGAAGTAAAAACGGATTAGAACATCGTCATTTTGGAAGCCTACACGCAGCAGATGCAGACATGGCTTTAGAAAATGCAAGGGATGTATATACAAGAAGAAAAGAAGGTGTTAGTATTTGGGTTGTTGAATCTAAAAATATTACAGCCTCTAATCCAGAAAATAATGGTGAATTATTTGAGCCAGCTCAAGATAAGGTATATCGCCATCCAACATTTTATGTGTTGCCTGATGAGATAAAACATATGTAA
- the paaC gene encoding 1,2-phenylacetyl-CoA epoxidase subunit PaaC: MNNNLYKYILGIADNSLILGQRLGELCGHGPSLETDIACTNISLDLFGQVRSYYQYAVQVQGEGKTEDDIAMLRPERGYFNTLLVEQPNTDFAYIMTRQFLFDVYHYMFLLELKNSKDETLAAIANKSIKEVSYHLRFSTDWIIRLGDGTEESHKRMQNAVNSLWTYTDELFHQTEADKAMISQGIGVETANLKETYYNKVSEILEKATLLVPESKYFQKGGKQGIHTEHMGYLLADMQYMQRAFPNMEW, encoded by the coding sequence ATGAATAACAATTTATACAAATATATTTTAGGAATAGCCGATAACTCTTTAATTCTCGGTCAAAGACTAGGAGAATTATGTGGTCATGGACCTAGCTTAGAAACAGATATTGCTTGCACAAATATTTCTTTAGATTTATTTGGGCAAGTACGTAGTTATTATCAATACGCCGTACAGGTTCAGGGTGAAGGTAAGACAGAAGATGATATTGCCATGTTACGTCCAGAAAGAGGCTATTTTAATACGTTGTTAGTGGAGCAACCTAACACAGATTTTGCATACATAATGACAAGACAGTTTTTGTTTGATGTTTATCATTATATGTTTTTGTTAGAACTTAAAAATAGTAAGGATGAAACTTTAGCCGCTATTGCCAATAAGTCTATTAAAGAGGTGTCTTATCATTTACGTTTTTCTACAGATTGGATAATACGTCTGGGAGATGGCACTGAAGAAAGCCATAAACGTATGCAAAATGCAGTGAATAGTTTATGGACCTATACAGATGAGTTGTTCCATCAAACGGAAGCAGATAAAGCTATGATATCTCAAGGAATTGGTGTGGAAACGGCTAACTTAAAAGAAACTTATTACAATAAAGTATCAGAAATTTTAGAAAAGGCAACCTTATTGGTTCCAGAATCAAAATATTTTCAAAAAGGAGGAAAGCAAGGTATTCATACAGAACATATGGGCTATTTGCTAGCAGACATGCAATATATGCAGCGTGCGTTCCCAAATATGGAGTGGTAA
- the paaD gene encoding 1,2-phenylacetyl-CoA epoxidase subunit PaaD, giving the protein MNKFKDIPYSSKSSSPLGKIDGALIPILAQVSDPEIPVLSILDMGVVRSAKIVNGEVLIKITPTYSGCPAMDVIGDDIKLALKQAGFNSKVTLVLSPAWTTDWITEKGRRALEKYGIAAPLEADADKEVLLEGKKLVKCTNCGSKNTTLVSQFGSTACKALFKCEDCQEPFDYFKCLK; this is encoded by the coding sequence ATGAATAAATTTAAAGACATACCATATTCGAGTAAGAGTTCTTCCCCTTTGGGGAAGATAGATGGGGCTTTAATCCCAATTCTAGCTCAGGTTTCAGACCCGGAAATACCAGTACTGTCGATTCTAGATATGGGAGTTGTTCGCTCTGCTAAAATAGTTAATGGTGAAGTTTTAATAAAAATAACACCAACATATAGTGGTTGTCCAGCCATGGATGTTATTGGAGATGATATTAAATTAGCTTTAAAACAGGCTGGTTTCAATTCAAAAGTAACATTGGTTTTATCTCCAGCCTGGACCACAGATTGGATTACAGAAAAAGGAAGACGAGCACTTGAAAAGTATGGAATAGCAGCGCCTTTAGAAGCAGATGCAGATAAAGAAGTATTACTGGAAGGCAAAAAACTGGTAAAGTGCACTAATTGTGGTTCAAAAAATACCACATTGGTGAGTCAATTTGGTTCAACGGCATGTAAAGCACTGTTTAAATGTGAAGACTGCCAAGAACCCTTTGATTATTTTAAATGTTTGAAATGA
- a CDS encoding enoyl-CoA hydratase-related protein yields MSNSILLKIENNIAYITLNRPEVFNSFNREMALSLQSVFDDCEKNDAVRAMVLTGNGKAFCAGQDLKEVTSPELNPGFKKILEEHYNPIILRIRNIEKPIIGAINGVAAGAGANIALACDVVIADEKVSFIQAFSLIGLIPDSAGTFFLPRLIGFQKASALAMLGDKVSAEEAERLGMIYKYVPSDAFSETVQKTASKMANMPTKALGLIKKTLNQSLTNDLENQLALESKHQIEAAGTEDYAEGVAAFIEKRQPNFKGK; encoded by the coding sequence ATGAGCAATTCGATTCTTTTAAAAATTGAGAATAATATAGCGTATATAACGCTTAACAGACCAGAAGTGTTTAATAGTTTTAATCGTGAAATGGCTTTAAGCTTACAAAGTGTATTTGATGATTGCGAGAAGAATGATGCTGTTAGAGCCATGGTTTTAACAGGGAACGGAAAAGCATTTTGTGCTGGTCAAGATTTAAAAGAAGTCACTTCACCAGAGTTAAATCCAGGATTCAAAAAAATATTAGAAGAGCATTACAATCCAATAATTCTAAGAATTAGAAATATTGAAAAACCAATCATTGGAGCTATCAATGGCGTGGCAGCAGGAGCAGGAGCAAATATAGCTTTAGCCTGTGATGTGGTTATAGCAGATGAAAAGGTGAGTTTTATTCAGGCATTTAGCTTAATAGGCTTAATTCCGGATAGTGCGGGAACCTTCTTTTTACCAAGATTAATAGGGTTTCAAAAAGCATCTGCGTTAGCCATGTTAGGAGATAAAGTGAGTGCTGAAGAGGCAGAACGTTTAGGGATGATTTATAAATATGTACCATCTGATGCCTTTTCAGAAACCGTTCAAAAAACAGCTTCTAAAATGGCAAACATGCCAACAAAGGCACTGGGTTTAATTAAAAAAACACTAAACCAATCGTTAACGAATGATTTAGAAAACCAGTTAGCATTAGAATCAAAACATCAAATAGAAGCGGCAGGAACTGAAGATTATGCAGAAGGTGTTGCAGCTTTTATTGAGAAACGTCAACCAAACTTTAAAGGTAAATAG
- a CDS encoding pyridoxal-phosphate dependent enzyme, with amino-acid sequence MNKEFLIKVHNRVKPFIHKTPVLTSQLINEIVGANVYFKCENFQKMGAFKMRGATNAILCLTEEERNKGVVTHSSGNFAQALSLAANKTGVNAYIVMPENAPLVKKNAVKGYKGHIIESESTPMAREEMAEKVKLEKDATFIHPSNDTSVIHGQGTAAIELLEEQPQLDCILTPVGGGGLIAGTALAAKYFSEKCKVIGGEPKNADDAFRSKKSGKIEYNESVDTIADGLRTHLGDKNFPIIKADVESIILVEEEAIIDAMKLVWERMKIIIEPSSAVAFAALLKEKEQFKNKEVGIIISGGNVDVTNLPF; translated from the coding sequence ATGAATAAGGAATTTCTCATAAAAGTACACAACCGCGTGAAACCATTTATTCACAAGACCCCTGTGCTTACATCTCAATTAATTAATGAGATAGTTGGTGCTAATGTCTATTTTAAGTGTGAGAACTTTCAAAAAATGGGTGCTTTTAAAATGAGAGGAGCTACCAATGCTATTTTATGTTTAACAGAAGAAGAAAGAAACAAAGGGGTGGTAACACATTCATCTGGTAATTTTGCACAGGCATTGTCATTGGCAGCAAATAAAACAGGCGTTAACGCTTATATTGTCATGCCAGAGAATGCACCCCTAGTAAAGAAAAATGCGGTAAAAGGTTATAAAGGACATATTATTGAAAGTGAGTCTACGCCAATGGCTCGTGAGGAAATGGCTGAAAAAGTTAAACTAGAAAAAGATGCTACTTTTATTCATCCTTCAAATGATACTAGTGTTATTCATGGACAAGGAACTGCTGCTATTGAATTGTTAGAAGAGCAACCGCAATTGGATTGTATTTTGACGCCTGTTGGTGGTGGTGGACTCATTGCAGGAACAGCTTTAGCAGCAAAATATTTTTCTGAAAAATGTAAAGTTATTGGAGGCGAACCTAAAAATGCAGATGATGCTTTTCGTTCTAAAAAAAGTGGAAAAATAGAGTATAACGAATCTGTTGATACTATTGCTGATGGTTTACGAACACACCTTGGAGATAAAAATTTTCCCATTATTAAAGCAGATGTGGAAAGCATCATTTTAGTTGAAGAAGAAGCGATTATAGATGCCATGAAACTTGTTTGGGAACGCATGAAAATAATTATTGAACCTTCAAGCGCCGTAGCATTTGCAGCTTTATTAAAAGAAAAAGAGCAATTTAAAAATAAAGAAGTTGGAATTATTATTTCTGGCGGAAACGTAGATGTAACAAATCTACCGTTCTGA